A region of Jonquetella anthropi DSM 22815 DNA encodes the following proteins:
- a CDS encoding leucyl aminopeptidase family protein translates to MTVKVVSAAAAGSDAVPVLFYRGEKEPQAPAGLLEIGRALRSLTGLEPGKAGWHLIPTADKKTPRVILAELPAEGCLARALRNGCANLQRELDGRGIKAIRLYFPEALDDRLTQAAAEGILLGDYCFDKYRTARPKYAGPEEVFLDGTEIGLKRAGAFAGGQIRSRSLANEPGNVIGPAEMAHCAQEVARAGGLECTVYDEGQIHEMGMEALFAVGRGSAKRPRFVHMVYRPQGIENPKRVVFVGKSVTFDSGGLSIKTRDGMITMKGDKTGACNVLGIMEAVAALRPSLEVHGIFGAVENMPDGDAYRVDDIIRAKNGKTIEVKNTDAEGRLTLADALAYACELKPDALIDMATLTGAIGTALGGYTAGALGDDAALAQAIIDAGKAVGERFHYFPLDDDKLKEKISTPFADVKNSAGPGGGAITAGMFLREFVVPGTSWIHLDIASVDYYESAFDCYSAGASSFGVRTCLQYLMNLEK, encoded by the coding sequence ATGACAGTAAAAGTCGTTTCAGCGGCAGCTGCCGGTTCGGACGCAGTCCCAGTCCTTTTTTACCGTGGAGAGAAGGAGCCGCAGGCTCCTGCCGGCCTTCTTGAAATCGGCCGGGCCCTTCGTTCTCTGACCGGACTTGAGCCCGGAAAGGCCGGATGGCACCTTATTCCAACAGCGGATAAGAAAACGCCTAGGGTGATTTTAGCCGAGCTCCCGGCCGAAGGGTGTTTGGCGCGGGCCCTGCGGAACGGCTGCGCAAACCTGCAGCGGGAACTGGACGGTCGGGGAATCAAGGCCATCCGGCTCTACTTCCCCGAAGCCCTTGACGATCGGCTGACGCAGGCTGCCGCCGAAGGCATTCTTCTGGGCGACTACTGTTTTGACAAATATCGGACCGCCCGGCCCAAATACGCCGGACCGGAAGAAGTCTTCCTCGACGGAACCGAGATTGGGCTGAAGCGAGCGGGAGCGTTTGCCGGCGGCCAGATTCGTTCCAGAAGCTTGGCCAACGAGCCGGGCAACGTCATCGGGCCGGCCGAAATGGCCCACTGCGCGCAGGAAGTCGCCCGCGCCGGCGGACTGGAATGCACCGTGTACGACGAAGGGCAAATTCACGAAATGGGCATGGAAGCCCTGTTTGCCGTTGGCCGCGGCTCGGCCAAACGGCCTCGGTTCGTCCACATGGTCTACCGGCCTCAAGGCATCGAAAACCCCAAGCGAGTCGTCTTTGTCGGCAAGTCGGTCACCTTTGACAGCGGCGGGCTGAGCATCAAGACCCGAGACGGCATGATCACCATGAAAGGGGACAAAACTGGCGCGTGCAACGTGCTGGGCATCATGGAAGCCGTTGCAGCCCTTCGTCCTTCGCTGGAAGTTCACGGGATCTTTGGCGCGGTGGAGAACATGCCCGACGGCGACGCCTACCGGGTAGACGACATCATCCGAGCCAAAAACGGCAAGACCATTGAAGTGAAAAACACCGACGCCGAAGGCCGGCTGACGCTCGCCGACGCTCTGGCCTACGCCTGCGAGCTGAAGCCCGACGCCCTTATTGACATGGCCACGCTCACCGGCGCGATCGGAACGGCTCTGGGTGGCTACACGGCCGGGGCTCTGGGAGACGACGCCGCTCTGGCTCAAGCCATTATTGACGCGGGCAAGGCAGTCGGCGAACGGTTCCATTACTTCCCGTTGGACGACGACAAGCTCAAAGAGAAAATTTCTACGCCCTTCGCGGACGTGAAAAACTCTGCCGGCCCGGGCGGCGGCGCCATCACCGCCGGCATGTTCCTTCGGGAATTCGTCGTGCCGGGAACCAGCTGGATTCACTTGGACATCGCCAGCGTCGACTATTACGAAAGCGCGTTTGACTGCTACAGCGCCGGGGCCTCGTCGTTCGGCGTCCGCACCTGCCTGCAGTACCTGATGAACTTGGAAAAGTAA
- the nikB gene encoding nickel ABC transporter permease, whose product MHRYIFKRLFSMVPVLVGVAFVIFTMLYLTPGDPAKLILGEQASEEALTQFRAAQGLNDPFFVQFGRYLYNAVFNQDIGTSYITKHAVLADVLSAFPNTCLLAGLATLFSVLIGIPLGIVSAIKQYSFLDSVVLVFALIGISMPSFWLGLLLILFFSVQLGWFPSSGFSTFSAMILPSLSLAFGSLAILTRMTRSSMLEVIRQDYIRTARAKGQKESRVIWSHALPNALIPIITVAGLQFGNLLGGALLTESIFSIPGVGRLMVDSIKMRDYPTVQGGVLFIAFSVSLVNLLVDLLYAYVDPRIKAQYK is encoded by the coding sequence ATGCATCGATACATATTTAAACGGTTGTTTTCGATGGTGCCGGTATTGGTAGGCGTTGCCTTCGTGATTTTCACGATGCTGTATTTGACGCCAGGGGATCCGGCGAAATTGATTTTAGGTGAGCAGGCAAGTGAGGAGGCATTAACGCAGTTCAGAGCTGCTCAGGGACTGAATGATCCTTTTTTTGTTCAGTTTGGACGATACCTCTATAACGCTGTTTTCAATCAAGATATTGGTACTTCGTATATTACCAAGCATGCCGTTCTCGCAGACGTCCTTTCTGCATTTCCAAACACCTGCCTTCTGGCAGGGCTTGCAACCCTTTTTTCAGTGTTGATCGGAATTCCTTTAGGGATAGTATCGGCGATTAAGCAATATTCTTTTCTTGACTCGGTCGTGCTGGTGTTTGCTTTAATCGGTATCTCTATGCCCTCCTTTTGGCTGGGGCTGTTGTTGATTCTGTTTTTTTCAGTTCAACTGGGGTGGTTCCCTTCTTCCGGGTTCAGCACGTTTTCAGCGATGATATTGCCGTCGCTCTCACTGGCGTTTGGCTCTTTAGCAATTCTTACCCGAATGACCCGGTCCTCAATGTTGGAGGTTATCCGTCAGGACTACATTCGCACTGCTCGCGCCAAGGGACAGAAGGAGTCTCGCGTCATTTGGAGCCACGCGCTTCCAAATGCGTTGATTCCTATCATTACCGTTGCTGGCTTGCAGTTTGGCAACCTGCTGGGTGGTGCGCTTTTAACCGAATCAATTTTCTCCATACCTGGCGTCGGCCGGCTGATGGTCGATTCGATCAAGATGCGGGACTATCCGACAGTCCAAGGCGGGGTGCTGTTTATCGCATTTTCGGTTAGCTTAGTCAATTTATTGGTCGACTTGCTCTATGCGTACGTCGATCCGCGCATTAAGGCGCAGTACAAGTGA
- a CDS encoding ABC transporter substrate-binding protein, with protein sequence MSKKFFALLAGMCLFAGAAWAKGDTLTVANIYDAKSLDPVASNDVASAGVCIHIYDNLLTITNDNKLVPQLATKWEQIDPKTFKFYLRQGVKFHNGEPFTADDVVYTVNRAKSDVGAAMKQYTDPIDSVEKIDDYTVVFHLKYPYTPFVMTLTHMWGGIVNKKAVEAAGDSYGMNPVGTGAFKFVSWAKNDRITLERNDDYWGDKPAYKTLVMRSISEDNSRTIALESGDVDIAYQISPMDIQRVEENPDLEIHRVNTTSITYLGMNCSKKPLDDVRVRQAIWYALDVPTIHDAAWHGVGSIPKSAISPEILYSATDLPQYTLNVEKAKELLKEAGVQLPLHIELWTNELQQRQDMAQMIQAYLKAVDIQVDIKVLEWGAYLSGLTEKKHDMFILGWSASVPDPDVAVYGVLASKGPSNYTYFSDPTLDELLEKGRQLPSGDERQATYHKAQEEIHKQAPWVYLHLSEDAQGAQKYVKNFFPSPISYTRLTGVTFEE encoded by the coding sequence ATGTCCAAAAAGTTTTTTGCGTTGCTGGCTGGCATGTGCCTTTTCGCAGGCGCCGCTTGGGCAAAGGGCGATACACTGACCGTCGCGAACATCTACGACGCCAAGTCGCTTGACCCGGTGGCATCCAACGACGTGGCCTCGGCGGGTGTCTGCATCCACATCTATGACAACCTGCTGACGATCACCAACGACAACAAGCTCGTTCCTCAGCTGGCCACAAAGTGGGAGCAGATCGATCCCAAGACCTTCAAGTTCTACCTTCGTCAGGGCGTCAAGTTCCACAATGGCGAGCCGTTCACTGCCGACGACGTGGTTTACACGGTCAACCGGGCGAAGTCCGACGTGGGCGCCGCTATGAAGCAGTACACCGATCCTATCGACTCGGTCGAGAAGATCGATGACTACACGGTTGTGTTCCACCTCAAGTACCCCTACACGCCGTTCGTCATGACCCTGACCCACATGTGGGGCGGCATCGTCAACAAGAAGGCCGTCGAGGCGGCTGGCGACAGTTACGGCATGAACCCGGTCGGAACCGGCGCGTTCAAGTTCGTCTCTTGGGCGAAGAACGATCGGATCACCCTTGAGCGCAACGACGACTACTGGGGCGACAAGCCGGCATATAAGACGCTGGTCATGCGCTCGATTTCCGAGGACAACAGCCGGACCATCGCTCTTGAAAGCGGCGACGTTGACATCGCCTACCAGATCAGCCCGATGGACATTCAGAGAGTCGAAGAGAACCCGGACCTTGAGATTCACCGGGTCAACACCACGTCCATCACTTACTTGGGCATGAACTGCAGCAAGAAGCCTTTGGACGACGTCCGCGTCCGTCAGGCGATTTGGTACGCCCTTGACGTTCCGACGATTCACGATGCGGCTTGGCACGGCGTTGGTTCTATTCCGAAATCCGCCATTTCCCCCGAGATCCTGTACTCGGCCACTGACCTGCCCCAGTACACTCTGAACGTTGAGAAGGCGAAAGAGCTGCTGAAGGAAGCGGGAGTTCAGCTGCCTCTGCACATTGAGCTGTGGACCAACGAGCTGCAGCAGCGGCAGGATATGGCCCAGATGATTCAGGCTTACTTGAAGGCCGTCGACATCCAGGTTGACATCAAGGTTCTGGAGTGGGGCGCTTACCTCTCCGGCCTGACGGAAAAGAAGCACGACATGTTCATCCTTGGCTGGTCCGCCTCCGTGCCCGATCCTGACGTGGCAGTGTACGGCGTTCTGGCTTCCAAGGGACCTTCCAACTACACGTACTTCTCCGATCCGACTCTTGACGAGCTGCTTGAGAAGGGCCGCCAGCTGCCCAGCGGCGACGAGCGGCAGGCCACGTACCACAAGGCCCAGGAAGAGATTCACAAACAGGCTCCGTGGGTTTACCTGCACCTGTCCGAGGACGCCCAGGGCGCTCAGAAGTACGTGAAGAACTTCTTCCCCAGCCCGATCAGCTACACCAGACTGACCGGCGTTACCTTTGAAGAGTAG
- the nikB gene encoding nickel ABC transporter permease, translating into MYRYIFRRIFALIPVMVGVAFIVFSLLFITPGDPARIVLGDQAPQSAIEVFRAKQGLDDPFLIQFGRYLYKAAVKQDLGISYVTKTPVSNTILAAFPATVKLAAFSMIIAVLIGIPCGIISAIKQYSIFDTITMVFAMVGLSMPVFWLGLLLILFFSVRLRWLPSSGFNTFKSMILPSVSLSAQAISMITRMTRSSMLEVIRQDYIRTARAKGQKESVIIWHHALPNALIPIVTITGLQFGGLLGGAVLTESVFSVPGVGRLMVDSIKMRDYPMVQGGVLYVALAFCLVNLLVDLLYAYIDPRIKAQYK; encoded by the coding sequence ATGTACCGGTATATCTTTCGCAGAATTTTTGCCCTGATTCCGGTGATGGTCGGCGTGGCGTTCATTGTGTTCTCGCTGCTGTTCATCACCCCGGGCGATCCGGCCCGCATCGTTTTAGGAGACCAAGCGCCGCAGTCGGCTATCGAAGTGTTCCGCGCCAAACAAGGCCTGGACGATCCGTTTTTGATTCAGTTCGGACGGTATCTCTACAAGGCTGCGGTCAAGCAGGACTTGGGGATTTCGTACGTCACCAAGACCCCGGTCAGCAATACCATTCTCGCGGCTTTCCCCGCCACCGTGAAGCTGGCGGCTTTTTCCATGATCATCGCCGTGCTTATCGGCATTCCCTGCGGAATTATCTCCGCGATCAAGCAGTACTCTATCTTCGACACGATCACCATGGTGTTCGCCATGGTGGGGCTTTCTATGCCCGTTTTCTGGCTGGGCCTGCTGCTGATCCTCTTCTTCTCCGTCCGGCTCCGCTGGCTGCCGTCGTCAGGGTTCAACACGTTTAAGTCGATGATCCTGCCGTCCGTGTCGCTGTCCGCTCAGGCTATTTCGATGATTACCCGAATGACCCGGTCCTCCATGCTGGAGGTTATCCGTCAGGACTACATCCGCACCGCCCGCGCCAAGGGACAGAAAGAGTCGGTCATTATCTGGCATCACGCTCTGCCCAACGCCTTGATCCCGATCGTCACCATTACCGGGCTCCAGTTCGGCGGGCTTCTGGGCGGCGCCGTGCTCACCGAGTCGGTGTTCTCCGTCCCCGGCGTCGGCCGGCTGATGGTCGATTCCATCAAGATGCGCGACTACCCGATGGTTCAGGGCGGCGTGCTGTACGTCGCTCTGGCGTTCTGTTTGGTCAACCTGCTGGTCGACCTGCTGTACGCCTACATCGACCCGCGCATTAAGGCGCAGTACAAGTAG
- a CDS encoding PucR family transcriptional regulator, which translates to MPLVVRDLLDMSELEGIRLLAGASGLERPVRNVNVMEAPDISRWLHGGELVLTSAYLARENPEQLLSLVNDLNAAGAAALGVKLGRFIGQLPEQVKDTADKIGLAILEIPIQLAFTDVITPILSRIINEQAGDIRFSEMVLRSFSDLLVEGGGIDQVLYNLQLFSREDVAFFSLPSRERYCSAKNEAFREDVFGLALRELQDKYLCRKIQSGDNVYGYLFLNSAPGEQKQDRQLQTAAQHAATALMLLVQRDIASREVEYRYRNEFVQDLILNNVKHERDLTRRAHRFGWDLSGWVRAIVVQIDPEKRRPDGSETPYAQLEERRQMVSSIAVEGIRRVYSKMPYSTMSDAIVFLDFSPEPPSRHIGREDLLKIQEQIAKRTEATVTIATGRFKESAFLAHESYTEAKKALEIVRSLKCGNHIIDWDELGIFSFIAPICNTPDAKNFCEEQLQPLIQHDKEHNSDLLITLEAVIKSNWQLKQAADDLSIHYNTLRYRYDKIRELLRADLNDSDKRLSLGIAFKMYRMNIFDENHRK; encoded by the coding sequence ATGCCGCTAGTCGTTCGGGACTTGCTCGACATGTCCGAACTTGAGGGAATACGCCTGCTGGCAGGCGCAAGCGGGCTTGAACGCCCGGTCAGGAACGTCAACGTCATGGAAGCGCCGGACATCAGCCGCTGGCTTCACGGCGGTGAATTGGTGCTCACCTCTGCGTATCTCGCCAGAGAAAACCCGGAACAGCTGCTTTCGCTGGTGAACGACCTCAATGCCGCCGGAGCGGCTGCGCTCGGCGTCAAACTCGGCCGCTTCATCGGGCAGTTGCCGGAACAAGTCAAGGACACGGCAGACAAAATAGGGCTCGCCATACTGGAAATTCCCATTCAGCTGGCCTTTACCGACGTCATCACGCCGATTTTGAGCCGGATCATCAACGAACAGGCCGGTGATATTCGCTTTTCAGAAATGGTTCTTCGATCGTTTTCCGACTTATTGGTTGAAGGCGGCGGCATTGATCAGGTGCTTTACAACCTGCAGCTGTTCTCACGGGAGGACGTCGCGTTTTTCAGCCTTCCGTCCCGGGAGCGCTACTGCTCGGCGAAAAACGAGGCATTTCGGGAGGACGTCTTTGGGCTTGCCCTGAGGGAGCTGCAGGACAAATACCTGTGCCGAAAAATTCAGTCCGGCGACAACGTCTACGGCTATCTGTTTCTGAACTCCGCACCGGGAGAACAGAAGCAGGACAGACAGCTGCAGACGGCGGCTCAGCACGCCGCGACGGCTCTGATGCTGCTCGTTCAGCGGGATATCGCCAGCCGGGAAGTGGAATATCGCTACCGGAACGAATTTGTGCAGGACCTGATCTTAAACAACGTCAAACACGAACGGGATCTTACCCGGCGGGCCCACCGGTTCGGCTGGGATCTGTCCGGGTGGGTGCGGGCAATCGTCGTCCAGATTGACCCGGAAAAACGCCGGCCTGACGGCAGTGAAACGCCGTATGCTCAGCTTGAAGAGCGGCGTCAAATGGTCTCTTCCATTGCCGTCGAAGGCATACGGCGGGTTTACTCGAAAATGCCTTACAGCACCATGAGCGACGCGATCGTCTTCTTGGACTTCTCCCCCGAACCGCCGAGCCGGCATATTGGGCGCGAAGACCTTCTCAAAATTCAGGAGCAAATCGCCAAGCGAACCGAGGCCACAGTCACAATAGCCACAGGACGGTTCAAAGAGAGCGCCTTTCTCGCTCACGAAAGCTACACCGAAGCGAAAAAAGCCCTAGAAATTGTTCGCAGCCTCAAGTGCGGCAACCACATCATTGACTGGGACGAACTGGGCATTTTCTCCTTCATCGCGCCGATCTGCAACACGCCGGACGCGAAAAACTTCTGTGAAGAGCAGCTTCAGCCTCTGATTCAGCACGACAAAGAGCACAACAGCGACCTGCTCATCACGCTGGAAGCGGTCATCAAGAGCAATTGGCAGCTCAAACAGGCGGCTGATGACCTTTCGATTCACTACAACACGCTGCGGTATCGGTACGACAAAATCAGAGAGCTTCTCCGCGCCGACTTGAATGACAGCGACAAAAGGCTCTCGCTCGGGATAGCGTTCAAGATGTACCGAATGAACATATTTGATGAAAATCATAGGAAATAG